One Diceros bicornis minor isolate mBicDic1 chromosome 11, mDicBic1.mat.cur, whole genome shotgun sequence genomic region harbors:
- the LOC131411582 gene encoding ral guanine nucleotide dissociation stimulator-like isoform X1, with amino-acid sequence MWTQSWGVAMLGDTPPVPQELFRKVVPSQCLGSTWGKRNKPSNEHLAHTVRATIDHFRRVASLVVTTCLGDPSMMAQDRECKILKNFSSPCTVISVLQKTSICHLKNTWGKFPGG; translated from the exons atgtggacacagagctggggtgtggcaatgttgggtgacactccccctgttccccaggagctcttccggaaggtggtgccctctcagtgcctgggctccacctggggcaagaggaataagcccagcaatgagcacctggcacacaccgtccgggccaccatcgaccacttcagaagggtggccagcctcgtcgtcaccacctgcctcggggacccgagcatgatggcccaggacagg gagtgcaagatcctgaagaacttctcctcgccctgcactgtcatctctgttctgcagaaaacatccatatgccacctgaagaacacatgggggaagtttcctggtgggtag
- the LOC131411582 gene encoding ral-GDS-related protein-like isoform X2, which translates to MDAELFRKVVPSQCLGSTWGKRNKPSNEHLAHTVRATIDHFRRVASLVVTTCLGDPSMMAQDRVRVVERWIQVAQVCCGRPSGAPLWSLGNCLHLYQVPGLQCVV; encoded by the exons atggatgcg gagctcttccggaaggtggtgccctctcagtgcctgggctccacctggggcaagaggaataagcccagcaatgagcacctggcacacaccgtccgggccaccatcgaccacttcagaagggtggccagcctcgtcgtcaccacctgcctcggggacccgagcatgatggcccaggacagggtgagggtggtggagcgctggatccaggtggcccaggtgtgctgtgggaggcccagtggagcccctctctggagccttgggaactgcctccacctttatcaggtcccaggattgcagtgtgtggtctaa